A single genomic interval of Mucilaginibacter robiniae harbors:
- the accD gene encoding acetyl-CoA carboxylase, carboxyltransferase subunit beta, whose product MAWFKRESKGITTSTEEKKEAPDGVWNKCPNCKRPLHYSEQVENQYVCHYCGYHLRIGSKEYFSIIFDNNEFTELFTDLRSADPLQFEDTKKYSDRLKETINKTGLKDAIRAAHGTVDGQPLMIACMDFNFIGGSMGSVVGEKIARSIDYCIEHKVPFLMISKSGGARMMEAAFSLMQMAKTSAKLALLGQAQVPYVSLLTDPTTGGVTASYAMLGDINIAEPGALIGFAGPRVIKETIKKDLPKGFQTAEFLQEHGFLDFIVDRREMKEKLGSFLKMMAN is encoded by the coding sequence ATGGCGTGGTTTAAAAGAGAATCAAAAGGTATAACTACAAGTACGGAGGAAAAGAAGGAAGCGCCTGATGGCGTATGGAATAAGTGCCCGAACTGTAAAAGACCGCTACATTATTCTGAGCAGGTTGAAAACCAGTATGTTTGCCATTATTGCGGCTATCATTTACGTATAGGTTCAAAAGAGTACTTTTCTATAATATTTGATAATAACGAGTTTACCGAGCTGTTTACCGATTTGAGATCAGCCGACCCATTGCAGTTTGAAGATACTAAAAAGTATAGCGACCGTTTAAAGGAAACGATAAACAAAACTGGCCTGAAAGATGCTATACGTGCTGCACATGGTACTGTTGATGGCCAGCCATTGATGATTGCCTGTATGGATTTTAACTTCATTGGCGGATCAATGGGCTCAGTAGTGGGTGAAAAGATTGCACGCTCTATTGATTATTGTATTGAGCATAAAGTTCCCTTCTTAATGATTTCTAAGTCAGGGGGTGCACGTATGATGGAAGCTGCATTTTCACTGATGCAAATGGCTAAAACATCGGCCAAACTGGCTTTGCTGGGACAGGCACAAGTACCTTATGTTTCATTACTCACCGACCCTACTACCGGTGGTGTAACCGCATCATACGCTATGCTGGGCGATATTAACATTGCTGAACCTGGCGCTCTGATAGGCTTTGCCGGTCCGCGTGTGATTAAAGAAACGATTAAGAAAGATTTACCGAAAGGCTTTCAAACTGCCGAGTTTTTGCAAGAACATGGCTTTTTAGACTTTATTGTTGACCGTAGAGAGATGAAAGAAAAACTGGGTTCATTTTTAAAAATGATGGCTAACTAA
- a CDS encoding ZIP family metal transporter — protein sequence MSWKIILLFLSAFLGGTSVFLFKGGNHKQLKLVLSFSGAYLFAITVLHLIPDAYHGNDNYVGVFILIGFLFQIVLEQFSDGIEHGHMHAHKHEHDKATFPLGIMVSLCLHAFLEGMPLAEGYQDQLVFGIALHHIPAAFALGTVLQANHQPQAKIFFFIILFAIMAPAGYFFSTALSTGGIGNLQHYFNRIMGVVIGIFLHISTTILFEAGPDHTFNRRKLIAVLLGVGIALLGFVHEL from the coding sequence ATGAGCTGGAAAATCATTCTACTATTTTTAAGTGCCTTTTTAGGCGGCACATCAGTTTTCCTGTTCAAAGGCGGCAACCATAAGCAACTGAAGTTGGTGCTTTCCTTTAGCGGCGCTTATTTGTTTGCTATTACGGTACTGCACTTAATACCTGATGCCTATCATGGCAATGATAATTATGTGGGTGTTTTTATATTAATCGGCTTTTTGTTCCAAATTGTACTCGAACAGTTTTCAGACGGTATTGAGCATGGGCACATGCATGCACACAAACACGAACATGATAAAGCCACTTTTCCGTTAGGTATTATGGTAAGTCTTTGCCTGCATGCTTTCCTGGAAGGTATGCCTCTGGCCGAAGGTTACCAGGACCAACTGGTATTCGGCATTGCATTGCACCACATACCGGCAGCATTTGCATTAGGCACCGTGTTGCAAGCCAATCACCAACCCCAAGCTAAAATCTTCTTTTTCATTATCTTGTTTGCGATTATGGCACCAGCCGGATATTTTTTCAGCACAGCTTTAAGCACTGGCGGTATAGGGAACTTACAACATTACTTTAACCGCATTATGGGTGTAGTAATTGGTATATTCCTGCACATTTCTACTACCATTTTATTTGAAGCTGGGCCTGATCATACCTTCAATCGCCGTAAGCTCATAGCTGTATTACTGGGTGTTGGTATTGCCTTATTAGGCTTTGTTCATGAGCTTTAA
- a CDS encoding GNAT family N-acetyltransferase, which produces MNLKIEVSKVTNQADLDKAFAIREEVFINEQECPPELEWEFEEESTHFLAAVDGEPAGVSRWRKTEKGYKLERFAVLKNYRGHGVAQALVQAVLNDLPPKADYVYLHAQVQAVPLYKKFGFKKTGQQFDEAGIQHYKMVLQKS; this is translated from the coding sequence ATGAATCTAAAGATAGAAGTAAGCAAAGTAACTAATCAGGCCGATCTGGATAAGGCTTTTGCCATTAGGGAAGAAGTATTTATTAACGAGCAGGAGTGCCCTCCAGAGTTGGAATGGGAGTTTGAAGAAGAGTCGACTCACTTTTTAGCCGCAGTGGATGGTGAGCCTGCTGGTGTATCCCGATGGCGCAAAACAGAAAAAGGTTATAAGCTGGAACGTTTTGCCGTATTGAAAAACTATAGAGGACACGGAGTAGCTCAGGCTTTGGTACAAGCGGTGTTGAATGATTTACCTCCAAAAGCAGATTACGTTTACCTGCATGCTCAAGTGCAAGCTGTGCCTTTGTACAAAAAATTTGGTTTTAAAAAGACCGGACAACAATTTGACGAAGCTGGCATTCAGCATTACAAAATGGTTTTGCAGAAAAGTTAA
- a CDS encoding DUF4126 family protein: MKQTYKHALKQAMGLGAVAGLRATVAPAVASNYLSKHPNTALASSKLKFIQSPLTSIITKVLSAAEISGDKLPSAPNRIVLPQITARVASGALVGATIFVANRESLLKGALIGGASALAATFASFYARKYLDTLPHVQDAVVGAVEDSFAIGSGVKLIKS; encoded by the coding sequence ATGAAACAGACCTATAAACATGCTTTAAAACAAGCTATGGGCTTGGGTGCAGTAGCTGGCTTGCGTGCAACAGTAGCGCCGGCAGTAGCCAGCAATTACTTGAGCAAACACCCTAATACTGCCCTGGCATCTTCAAAATTAAAGTTCATTCAATCACCGCTTACCTCTATTATTACCAAAGTTTTAAGCGCCGCTGAAATATCTGGCGATAAATTACCTAGCGCACCTAACCGTATTGTTTTACCACAAATTACAGCTCGCGTAGCTTCGGGAGCACTGGTAGGTGCAACTATATTTGTGGCTAATCGGGAAAGCTTACTAAAAGGTGCCTTAATAGGCGGAGCATCGGCGCTGGCAGCTACGTTTGCCAGCTTTTACGCCCGCAAATATCTAGATACGCTACCGCATGTACAGGATGCAGTAGTAGGTGCTGTTGAAGATAGCTTTGCCATAGGTAGCGGGGTTAAACTCATTAAGTCCTAA
- a CDS encoding low affinity iron permease family protein yields the protein MSKNRNFFEKFSNWATTATGSSAAFILAALVVIVWAVCGPVFHYSETWQLVINTGTTIITFLMVFLIQKAQNKDSKALHLKLNELIAAHEGASNRMVSIEDLSETELEQIREFYVRLSQLAKGEDNLGCTHTIDAANMNHETKSERTKNTTKRINESKDRSKQSN from the coding sequence ATGTCTAAGAACAGAAACTTTTTTGAAAAATTCTCTAATTGGGCTACAACTGCTACGGGCAGTTCAGCCGCTTTTATATTAGCCGCTCTAGTAGTAATTGTTTGGGCAGTTTGTGGCCCTGTGTTTCACTACTCTGAAACTTGGCAACTTGTAATCAATACGGGTACAACTATTATTACCTTTTTAATGGTTTTCCTGATCCAGAAAGCGCAAAATAAAGATTCAAAGGCATTGCACCTAAAGTTAAATGAATTGATTGCAGCGCATGAAGGTGCCAGCAACCGTATGGTAAGCATTGAAGACTTAAGCGAAACAGAACTGGAACAAATACGTGAATTTTATGTACGTTTATCACAATTGGCGAAAGGCGAAGATAACTTAGGTTGCACGCATACTATTGATGCTGCTAATATGAATCACGAAACGAAATCAGAAAGAACCAAAAATACTACAAAACGAATTAATGAATCTAAAGATAGAAGTAAGCAAAGTAACTAA
- a CDS encoding cysteine desulfurase family protein: MTRVYFDNAATTPMDPEVMKQMVQVMESQYGNPSSIHAHGREARTLIEKARRTVAGLLHTSPAEIFFTSGGTEADNMAIRCGIIDHQIKHAITSPLEHHAVMHTLEAMEKAGMIKLSFVEVDNKGAINYEHLEQLLQQNERSFISLMHANNEIGTLTDIKRVGELSEQYNALYHCDTVQTVGHYQHDLSKLKLHFMVCAAHKLHGPKGVGFLHINHKVKVNPLIYGGSQERNMRGGTENIYGIVGLAKALELAYADMEQHQQHVQSLKSRMISQLQEIPGVHFNGETAPDKSLYTVLNVSFPEMEMADMLLFSLDIAGISASGGSACSSGTNIGSHVLNAIGANPDRPAVRFSFSKYNTLQEVDYTVNKIREIVSVNA, encoded by the coding sequence ATGACCCGCGTATATTTCGATAATGCTGCTACCACACCGATGGACCCAGAAGTAATGAAGCAGATGGTTCAGGTAATGGAAAGCCAATATGGCAATCCATCGTCTATTCATGCTCATGGCCGTGAAGCCCGTACCCTAATTGAGAAGGCTCGCCGTACAGTGGCAGGCTTACTGCATACATCACCAGCCGAAATATTTTTCACATCAGGCGGAACCGAGGCCGACAATATGGCTATCCGTTGTGGTATTATCGATCATCAGATCAAGCATGCTATTACCAGTCCGCTGGAGCATCATGCGGTAATGCATACACTGGAGGCTATGGAAAAGGCAGGCATGATTAAGTTAAGTTTTGTAGAGGTAGATAATAAAGGTGCCATCAATTATGAGCATTTAGAACAGCTGTTACAACAAAATGAACGCAGCTTTATATCGTTAATGCATGCTAATAATGAAATTGGAACTTTGACGGATATTAAACGTGTTGGTGAATTAAGTGAACAATATAATGCTTTGTATCATTGCGATACGGTACAAACCGTAGGGCATTACCAGCATGATTTAAGCAAACTAAAGCTACACTTTATGGTGTGTGCTGCACATAAGCTGCATGGCCCTAAAGGAGTAGGCTTTTTGCATATCAACCATAAAGTAAAAGTTAACCCTTTAATATATGGTGGTTCACAGGAACGTAATATGCGGGGGGGAACTGAAAATATTTATGGCATTGTTGGTTTAGCCAAAGCTCTTGAATTGGCTTATGCTGATATGGAGCAGCACCAGCAACATGTACAAAGCTTGAAAAGCCGGATGATAAGCCAATTACAAGAAATTCCTGGTGTACATTTTAATGGTGAAACAGCACCCGATAAAAGTTTGTACACGGTACTGAACGTCTCTTTTCCTGAAATGGAAATGGCTGATATGTTGTTATTCAGCCTGGATATTGCAGGTATATCAGCATCAGGCGGTAGTGCTTGCAGTTCGGGTACCAATATAGGTTCGCATGTGCTGAATGCCATTGGCGCAAACCCTGATCGGCCAGCCGTGCGCTTCTCATTTTCTAAGTATAACACTTTGCAGGAAGTTGACTATACAGTAAACAAAATACGAGAAATTGTTTCTGTAAATGCCTGA
- a CDS encoding response regulator produces METKQKTILVADDDKAIVDSITAILEISGYEVLDVSDGTSVMQAVKAQPDLILLDIQMPGHDGPAVCRQLKRQASTKDIPVIVISGNSDIRLHAETCGADDYLEKPFDMDVLQDKVSTLLYK; encoded by the coding sequence ATGGAGACTAAGCAAAAAACGATATTAGTTGCAGATGATGATAAAGCTATAGTTGATTCCATTACAGCTATACTTGAAATATCAGGTTACGAAGTGTTGGATGTAAGTGATGGCACTTCGGTAATGCAAGCCGTTAAAGCACAACCTGATTTGATACTATTGGACATTCAAATGCCCGGGCATGATGGTCCGGCGGTATGTCGACAATTGAAAAGGCAGGCCTCTACTAAAGATATTCCGGTAATTGTAATATCAGGTAATAGTGATATTCGTTTACATGCAGAAACCTGCGGCGCGGACGATTACTTGGAAAAGCCATTCGATATGGACGTTTTACAGGATAAAGTATCTACTTTATTATACAAGTAA
- a CDS encoding glycoside hydrolase family 43 protein: MFKNSSLIIAALLGAAVYSATGQTKGGSTVKSVVDSKKTKFISKPLVTSIYTADPSAHVFNGKIYIYPSHDIDAGIPENDNGDHFAMRDFHVLSMDRVGGKVTVNPVALTVKDIPWAGRQLWAPDAAYEKGTYYLYFPVKDKSDVFRIGVASSKSPTGPFKAEPQPIKSSFSIDPAVFKDTDGSYYMYFGGIWGGQLQRWATRRYEAEGSKTDLGKPDEPALTAKVVKLSKNMKEFSEAPRNVVILDAAGKPLLTKDHDHRFFEGSWMFKNNGKYYFTYSTGDTHMLCYATGTSPYGPFTYKGVILNPVQGWTTHHSIVQIKGKWYLFYHDTELSGKTWLRNVKVTPLTIHPDGTIETVDEFVK; encoded by the coding sequence ATGTTCAAAAACTCGTCTTTAATAATTGCTGCTTTGCTGGGAGCAGCTGTGTATTCAGCTACTGGTCAAACCAAAGGAGGTAGTACTGTAAAAAGTGTTGTAGACAGCAAAAAAACAAAATTTATATCTAAGCCGCTCGTTACTTCTATTTACACTGCAGACCCATCAGCACACGTATTTAATGGAAAAATCTACATCTATCCATCACATGATATTGATGCTGGTATTCCAGAAAATGACAATGGTGATCACTTTGCCATGCGCGACTTTCATGTGTTATCTATGGACCGTGTAGGAGGTAAGGTAACGGTTAATCCGGTGGCCTTAACAGTAAAAGACATTCCTTGGGCTGGCCGGCAGCTTTGGGCACCCGATGCAGCTTATGAAAAAGGAACTTATTACCTGTATTTTCCAGTTAAAGATAAAAGTGATGTTTTTCGTATTGGCGTAGCTAGCAGTAAATCTCCAACAGGGCCATTTAAAGCCGAGCCACAGCCTATTAAAAGTAGTTTTAGTATTGATCCTGCCGTGTTTAAAGATACAGATGGTAGCTACTACATGTATTTTGGCGGTATTTGGGGCGGCCAACTGCAGCGTTGGGCTACAAGAAGGTACGAAGCTGAGGGTTCAAAAACGGATTTGGGCAAACCTGACGAACCTGCTTTAACAGCCAAAGTGGTTAAGCTAAGCAAAAACATGAAAGAGTTTAGCGAAGCTCCACGCAATGTAGTAATATTGGATGCTGCGGGTAAGCCTTTGTTAACTAAAGATCATGACCATCGCTTTTTTGAAGGTTCATGGATGTTTAAAAATAATGGTAAATACTACTTTACTTATTCAACAGGCGATACACACATGCTGTGTTACGCAACAGGCACCAGTCCGTATGGTCCATTCACCTATAAAGGCGTAATTTTGAACCCGGTACAAGGCTGGACAACGCATCATTCGATTGTACAAATTAAAGGTAAATGGTACCTGTTTTATCATGATACGGAGCTATCCGGTAAAACCTGGCTGCGCAACGTAAAAGTAACACCATTAACTATTCATCCTGATGGAACTATCGAAACTGTAGATGAGTTTGTAAAGTAA
- a CDS encoding NAD(P)/FAD-dependent oxidoreductase: protein MDANKNTKFPLVVIIGGGFGGIEVAKGLKDAEAEVLLLDRNNYHIFQPLLYQVATGTLEADTVSYPIRKMFAGQKNFDFKIAEVTKVSPETNSIETSLGPIAYDYLVVATGANTNYFGNKEMEANAMPMKSTTEALNLKSKILQSLEEATLKATKEERAPYMTFVFAGAGPTGVELAGAVAEIRNKVLPLEYPTLNKDEFNIYLCDMMPRVLPPLSEKASKKAQEALEAMGVQVLTGVKINTYNGEEMSFEGGRVIKTKNVVWSAGVAGVVPDGIAKESVVRGNRIQVDSIGRAKGYNNIFAVGDVAAEISEKLERGHPMVGAVATQAGKHLGKNLARIIKGQPTEPFKYWDKGSMAVIGKNKAVADIGSFKTAGFFAWLMWMGVHLLLMAGFRNKVVAFVNWFGGYFTYSGGTRLILTKTKKDPIPVPSDLPRP from the coding sequence ATGGATGCAAATAAGAACACTAAATTTCCGCTGGTTGTAATTATTGGTGGAGGCTTTGGTGGCATAGAAGTAGCCAAGGGTCTAAAAGATGCTGAAGCTGAAGTATTACTACTTGACAGAAACAATTACCACATTTTTCAACCGCTCTTATACCAGGTAGCTACTGGTACATTAGAAGCAGATACGGTATCATACCCTATCCGAAAAATGTTTGCAGGGCAGAAAAACTTTGACTTTAAAATAGCCGAAGTTACTAAAGTAAGTCCTGAAACCAACAGTATCGAAACTAGCCTGGGCCCTATTGCCTATGATTACCTGGTAGTTGCTACAGGTGCAAATACCAACTACTTTGGCAACAAAGAGATGGAAGCCAATGCCATGCCTATGAAAAGTACGACAGAGGCATTAAACCTGAAATCAAAAATTCTGCAAAGTTTAGAGGAAGCTACTTTAAAAGCTACTAAAGAAGAGCGTGCTCCTTACATGACTTTCGTTTTTGCTGGCGCTGGACCAACTGGTGTTGAATTAGCCGGTGCTGTTGCCGAAATTAGAAATAAAGTTCTGCCACTGGAATATCCGACCTTGAATAAAGACGAGTTTAACATATACTTGTGCGATATGATGCCAAGGGTATTACCTCCCTTGTCAGAGAAGGCCTCTAAGAAGGCACAGGAAGCGTTAGAAGCCATGGGTGTACAGGTTCTTACAGGCGTAAAGATCAATACCTATAATGGTGAAGAAATGAGCTTTGAAGGTGGCCGCGTAATTAAAACCAAAAACGTGGTATGGTCTGCCGGTGTAGCTGGTGTGGTGCCTGATGGTATTGCTAAAGAATCTGTTGTGAGAGGTAACCGTATCCAGGTAGATAGTATTGGCCGTGCTAAAGGCTACAACAATATTTTTGCTGTTGGCGATGTAGCAGCCGAAATTTCTGAAAAGCTGGAAAGAGGCCACCCAATGGTAGGTGCCGTTGCAACCCAAGCAGGTAAACACCTAGGTAAAAACTTAGCACGTATTATTAAAGGTCAGCCAACTGAACCTTTCAAATACTGGGATAAAGGTTCCATGGCTGTAATTGGCAAAAACAAAGCAGTTGCCGATATTGGCAGCTTCAAAACTGCTGGCTTTTTTGCATGGTTAATGTGGATGGGCGTACACTTACTGCTAATGGCAGGTTTCCGTAATAAGGTGGTAGCTTTTGTTAACTGGTTTGGTGGCTACTTTACTTATAGTGGTGGTACCCGTTTAATCTTAACTAAAACCAAGAAAGATCCAATTCCAGTTCCTTCCGATTTACCAAGGCCGTAA
- the glmM gene encoding phosphoglucosamine mutase translates to MTLIKSISGIRGTIGGKAGDGLTPPDVVKFTAAFAAWALQKTGIQKIVIGRDARLSGTMVNNLVVGTLQGMGMDVVDLGLSTTPTVEIAVPAEQAAGGIILTASHNPKQWNALKLLNATGEFVSEQDGKQILEMADAADFKYAEVNQLGKVVYDDTYLQKHIDQILALPLVDVEAIAKADFKVVVDAVNSTGGIFVPTLLKALGVKTIHPLYCEPDGQFPHNPEPLPENLAELSKQVLHKKANLGIAVDPDVDRLCFVCEDGNMFGEEYTLVAVADYILKHNKGNTVSNLSSTRALRDVTEKAGGEYHAAAVGEVNVVTKMKEVNAVIGGEGNGGVIYPELHYGRDALVGIALFLTHLAKFGKSASVLRSSYPNYFISKNKITLTPEMDIDLLLRKVEEKYKKQPHSTIDGLKIEFDKEWVHLRRSNTEPIIRIYSEGNSETVANNLANKIIADIKEILQIN, encoded by the coding sequence TTGACACTTATCAAATCTATATCCGGTATAAGGGGTACCATTGGTGGAAAAGCAGGTGATGGGTTAACACCTCCCGACGTAGTTAAGTTTACAGCAGCTTTTGCTGCCTGGGCTTTGCAAAAAACTGGTATTCAAAAAATTGTTATTGGCCGTGATGCCCGTTTATCGGGTACTATGGTTAATAACCTAGTAGTAGGTACCTTACAGGGTATGGGTATGGATGTGGTTGATTTAGGTTTATCTACCACGCCGACAGTTGAAATAGCTGTACCTGCCGAACAAGCAGCCGGCGGTATTATTTTAACTGCAAGCCATAACCCTAAGCAGTGGAACGCACTTAAGCTTTTAAACGCTACTGGCGAGTTTGTAAGTGAACAAGATGGTAAGCAAATACTGGAAATGGCCGACGCTGCTGATTTCAAGTATGCCGAAGTAAATCAATTAGGTAAAGTAGTGTATGATGATACCTATCTGCAAAAACATATTGATCAAATATTAGCATTGCCATTGGTAGATGTAGAAGCAATTGCTAAAGCTGATTTTAAGGTGGTGGTAGATGCTGTAAATTCAACCGGTGGTATTTTTGTACCGACCTTGCTTAAGGCCTTGGGCGTAAAAACGATTCATCCATTATATTGTGAGCCAGATGGGCAGTTTCCGCATAACCCAGAGCCTTTACCTGAAAACCTGGCAGAACTTTCTAAACAGGTGCTGCATAAGAAAGCAAACCTGGGTATTGCCGTTGACCCCGATGTAGATCGTCTTTGTTTTGTATGCGAAGATGGTAATATGTTTGGCGAAGAATACACCCTGGTAGCTGTGGCCGATTATATTTTGAAGCATAATAAAGGCAATACAGTATCAAACCTGTCATCAACCCGTGCGCTGCGTGATGTAACCGAGAAAGCAGGTGGCGAATACCATGCTGCGGCCGTAGGTGAGGTGAATGTGGTAACCAAAATGAAAGAAGTAAATGCTGTAATAGGTGGCGAAGGTAATGGTGGAGTTATTTATCCTGAATTGCATTATGGCCGTGATGCACTTGTGGGCATTGCTTTGTTCCTAACTCATCTGGCAAAATTTGGTAAATCAGCATCGGTGCTACGAAGCTCATACCCGAATTATTTTATCTCTAAAAATAAAATCACTTTAACTCCGGAAATGGACATTGACCTTTTATTACGGAAGGTTGAAGAAAAATATAAAAAGCAGCCGCACAGTACCATTGACGGATTGAAAATAGAATTTGATAAGGAGTGGGTGCATTTGCGGCGTTCTAATACAGAACCTATTATCCGTATCTACTCAGAGGGTAATTCAGAAACAGTAGCTAATAATCTGGCTAACAAAATCATTGCTGATATCAAGGAAATACTTCAAATCAACTAG
- a CDS encoding phosphatase PAP2 family protein, producing the protein MPDFLLQLDRHCFYLINHNFSNPVFDAIMPLLRNLRFWIPLYIFIIAFVIWNYKNTGVRLIFTLLLTVGVADYGSASVIKTWVQRSRPCRDEVIATTIISRVPCGTGYSFPSTHASDHFAMSIFLALVFYRKWRWVWFWTILWAMLVSFAQVYVGVHYPVDVTAGALFGTLIGTLFAWLFKKYHSQFA; encoded by the coding sequence ATGCCTGATTTTCTACTACAGCTTGACCGGCATTGCTTTTACCTGATTAATCACAATTTTAGCAATCCGGTATTTGATGCGATTATGCCCTTGCTGCGTAATCTACGCTTTTGGATCCCATTATACATTTTCATCATAGCTTTCGTCATTTGGAATTATAAAAATACTGGTGTGCGGTTAATATTTACGTTGTTGCTTACGGTTGGCGTAGCCGATTATGGTAGTGCTAGTGTAATTAAAACTTGGGTACAGCGCAGTCGTCCATGCCGGGATGAAGTGATAGCTACCACCATCATTAGCCGGGTACCCTGTGGCACGGGCTACAGTTTCCCCTCAACACATGCCAGCGATCATTTTGCCATGTCAATCTTTTTGGCGCTGGTCTTTTATCGAAAATGGCGTTGGGTATGGTTCTGGACCATTCTTTGGGCTATGTTAGTTTCTTTTGCCCAAGTTTATGTAGGCGTTCATTATCCGGTAGATGTAACCGCGGGTGCTCTGTTTGGCACTTTAATCGGGACCTTATTTGCCTGGCTATTTAAAAAATATCATTCTCAATTTGCATGA
- the fbaA gene encoding class II fructose-bisphosphate aldolase, with amino-acid sequence MDLKNYKGVLHGDQVQELFEAAKAHQFALPAVNVIGTNSINAVMETAKAVNSPVIIQLSNGGAQFYAGKTLDNSKLQACILGGVSAAKHVHLLAEHYGVAVILHTDHAAKKLLPWIDGLLEHGEKHFAETGKPLFSSHMLDLSEEPIEENIEVSAKYLARMAKMNMTLEIELGVTGGEEDGVDNSDVDSSRLYTQPEEVAYAYEHLSAVSPRFTIAAAFGNVHGVYKPGNVKLQPKILHNSQVYLKEKHNLEAEKPINFVFHGGSGSSQEEIREAISYGAIKMNIDTDMQWAFWEGIKDYYQSKEGYLQSQIGSPEGEDSPNKKYYDPRVWLRKGEESFVKRLTHAFGDLNCLDVNSKL; translated from the coding sequence ATGGATTTAAAAAATTATAAAGGCGTTTTGCACGGCGATCAGGTGCAAGAACTGTTTGAAGCAGCTAAAGCTCATCAGTTTGCGCTGCCTGCTGTAAATGTAATTGGTACCAATTCTATTAACGCGGTAATGGAAACAGCTAAAGCTGTAAATTCACCGGTTATTATCCAGTTATCAAATGGTGGTGCACAATTTTATGCCGGTAAAACATTAGATAATTCCAAACTGCAAGCTTGTATTTTGGGTGGTGTTTCAGCAGCGAAACATGTGCATTTACTAGCCGAACACTATGGCGTTGCTGTAATTCTGCATACCGACCATGCTGCCAAAAAATTATTGCCTTGGATTGACGGTTTGTTAGAGCATGGTGAAAAGCACTTTGCAGAAACAGGTAAGCCGTTATTTTCTTCACATATGCTCGATTTGTCAGAAGAGCCAATTGAAGAAAACATTGAAGTATCAGCCAAATATCTGGCACGCATGGCTAAAATGAACATGACACTTGAAATTGAGCTGGGTGTAACCGGTGGTGAAGAAGATGGTGTTGACAATAGCGATGTAGATAGTTCACGTTTATATACCCAGCCTGAAGAGGTAGCTTATGCTTATGAGCACCTTTCAGCAGTAAGCCCGCGTTTTACCATTGCAGCAGCTTTTGGTAACGTGCATGGTGTTTACAAACCAGGTAATGTGAAATTACAACCTAAAATTCTGCATAACTCACAAGTTTATTTAAAAGAAAAACATAATCTGGAAGCTGAAAAACCAATTAACTTTGTGTTCCATGGTGGTTCAGGCTCAAGCCAGGAAGAAATTCGTGAAGCTATTTCATACGGCGCTATCAAAATGAATATTGATACTGATATGCAATGGGCTTTCTGGGAAGGCATTAAAGATTATTACCAATCAAAAGAAGGTTACCTGCAAAGCCAAATTGGTAGCCCAGAAGGAGAGGATTCTCCAAATAAAAAATATTATGATCCGCGAGTATGGTTGCGCAAAGGCGAGGAATCTTTTGTAAAAAGATTAACCCATGCTTTTGGCGATTTAAATTGCTTAGATGTTAACAGTAAGCTGTAA